A single Danio aesculapii chromosome 19, fDanAes4.1, whole genome shotgun sequence DNA region contains:
- the ints3 gene encoding integrator complex subunit 3, with the protein MEPSPAKGKAQGRLLVSTSLDAKDELEERLERCMSITTSITNGLSEREANDALTAHVCKGPQQHEEVCLGLFMLLLTESPQAQRCYRDLTLVNRDGMNVVLMKINQILMEKFLKLQDVCRTQLVWLVRELVKSGVIGADGVLMTLMKQIAGGDISSKNLWLAENVLDILVDQREWVLKSGMLVAMSLYTYLRLIVDHGTTNLLPLRQREVDFCIGLLRERFMECFIIGRDLVRLLQNVARIPEMELVWRDLLHSPQTLSPQFTGILQLLTSRTSRKFLACRLTPDMETKLLFMTSRVRFGQQKRYQDWFQRQYLSTAESQSLRCDLIRYICGVVHPSNEVLSSDILPRWAIIGWLLTTCTSNVAASNAKLALFYDWLFFNPEKDSIMNIEPAILVMHHSMKPHPAITATLLDFMCRIIPHFFPPLEGQVRQGVFNSLNFIMEKRVLAHLAPLFDNPKLDRELRSMLRERFPEFCSSPSPPTEVKMEESVPLEMDNHVLDKEDGCYDNTDATFSDDEEELNNKGKKREFRFHQLKETYIDEPADITPFVDQLDEALKERVLLLQKGSDTETHCEVMQEIVDLILEEDFDSEQMSTLASCLAELFKSHFRGDVLPEEITEESLEESVCKPVCLIFRNLCQMQEDNSGFSVLLDLLAELYQKQPKIGYHLLYYLKASKAASGKMSLYESFAQATALGDLHTCLMMDMKACQEDDVRLLCYLTPSIYSEFPDETLRSGELLNMIVAVIDSAQLQELMCHVMMGNLVMFRKDSVLNILIQSLDWETFEQYSTWQLFLAHSIPLETIIPILQHLKYKEHPEALSCLLLQLRREKPSEEMVKMVLSRPYHQEDQFTTSILRHWTAKHDDLLGEHIKALLIKNNNMPRKRQSLRSSSSKLAQLTLEQMLEHLDSLRLSLSNTKNNFFSQTPILQALQHVQASCDEAHKMRFSDLFSLAEEYEDSSKPPKSRRKAPASSPRSRKGAAPQPCNEEESVSSSASEEEDSKPKASKRKRKGSAVGSDSD; encoded by the exons ATGGAGCCCTCGCCGGCTAAGGGTAAAGCGCAGGGTCGCCTTCTGGTGTCCACCAGCCTGGACGCCAAAGATGAGCTGGAGGAG cgctTGGAGAGGTGTATGAGCATCACCACATCTATAACCAATGGACTGTCAGAGCGGGAAGCCAATGATGCCCTCACTGCTCAT gtgtgtaaGGGTCCACAGCAACATGAGGAGGTGTGTCTGGGTCTCTTCATGCTTCTTCTCACAGAGTCTCCACAAGCACAGCGG TGCTACAGGGACCTGACATTGGTGAATCGTGACGGCATGAACGTGGTACTCATGAAAATCAATCAGATCCTCATGGAGAAGTTTCTTAAGCTGCAGGATGTGTGCCGTACACAG CTGGTGTGGTTGGTCAGAGAGCTAGTGAAGAGTGGAGTCATTGGAGCAGATGGAGTCCTCATGACGCTCATGAAACAGATCGCTG GGGGAGACATTTCCAGCAAAAACCTGTGGTTGGCAGAGAATGTGTTGGACATCTTAGTGGACCAGAG GGAGTGGGTGCTAAAGAGCGGGATGTTAGTGGCCATGTCTTTGTACACGTACCTGCGGCTCATAGTGGACCATGGTACAACAAACCTGCTGCCCCTCAGACAAAGGGAGGTGGACTTCTGCATCGGGCTGCTCCGAGAGAGG tTCATGGAGTGTTTTATCATCGGGAGGGATCTGGTCAGACTCTTACAGAATGTGGCTCGTATTCCCGAGATGGAGTTGGTGTGGCGAGACCTGCTGCACAGTCCTCAAACCCTCAGCCCACAATTCACAG GTATATTGCAGCTCCTTACCTCTAGAACCTCACGCAAGTTTCTGGCTTGCCGACTCACCCCTGACATGGAGACCAAGCTGCTGTTCATGACCTCACGG GTTAGGTTTGGTCAGCAGAAGCGCTATCAGGACTGGTTTCAACGGCAGTATCTGTCCACAGCTGAGAGCCAATCACTGCGCTGTGACCTCATTCGTTATATATGCGGCGTGGTTCATCCATCCAATGAAGTGCTGAGCTCGGATATTTTGCCCCGCTGGGCCATCATTGGCTGGCTTCTGACAACCTGCACG TCTAATGTTGCTGCATCCAATGCCAAACTGGCCTTGTTCTATGATTGGCTCTTCTTCAACCCAGAGAAAGACAGCATAATGAACATCG AGCCAGCCATTTTGGTAATGCATCACTCCATGAAGCCACATCCTGCCATTACAGCCACACTACTGGACTTCATGTGTCGG ATCATCCCACACTTTTTCCCACCTCTTGAGGGTCAAGTGCGACAGGGCGTCTTCAACTCTCTCAACTTTATCATGGAAAAGAGAGTTCTAGC TCATCTAGCACCTCTGTTTGACAACCCTAAACTGGACCGTGAGCTGCGGTCTATGTTAAGAGAGCGTTTCCCAGAGTTCTGCAGTTCCCCCTCACCGCCCACAGAAG TAAAAATGGAGGAATCTGTTCCTTTGGAGATGGACAATCATGTGCTCGATAAGGAGGATGGTTGCTATGACAACACAGATGCTACCTTTAGTGACGATGAGGAGGAGCTGAACAATAAGG GTAAAAAACGAGAATTCAGGTTCCATCAGCTCAAGGAAACGTACATTGACGAACCTGCTGACATCACACCGTTCGTTGATCAATTGGACGAGGCACTTAAAGAAAGGGTCCTGCTGCTGCAGAAGGGGAG TGACACAGAAACACATTGTGAGGTCATGCAGGAAATTGTGGATCTCATTTTAGAG gaGGACTTTGACTCTGAGCAGATGTCCACTCTGGCTTCCTGTCTGGCTGAACTGTTTAAGAGTCACTTCAGAGGAGATGTGTTGCCTGAGGAGATCACAGAAGA GTCACTGGAGGAGTCTGTCTGTAAGCCGGTGTGCCTGATCTTCAGGAACTTGTGTCAGATGCAGGAAGACAACAGCGGCTTTTCTGTTCTGCTGGACCTGCTCGCTGAGCTCTACCAGAAACAGCCGAAAATCGGATATCATCTGTTGTACTACCTCAAAGCCAG CAAAGCAGCATCAGGGAAGATGAGCCTGTACGAATCGTTCGCTCAGGCTACAGCTCTGGGAGACCTGCACACCTGCTTGATGATGGACATGAAGGCCTGTCAGGAGGATGACGTGAGACTACTGTGCTACTTGACCCCCTCCATCTATTCAGAG TTTCCAGATGAGACTCTTCGTAGTGGCGAGCTCCTTAACATGATCGTGGCTGTGATTGATTCAGCACAG CTTCAGGAGCTCATGTGTCATGTTATGATGGGGAATCTGGTCATGTTTCGTAAAGACTCAGTCCTCAACATTCTCA TTCAGTCTCTGGACTGGGAGACGTTTGAGCAGTACAGCACATGGCAGCTTTTCCTGGCACACAGTATCCCTCTGGAGACCATCATCCCCATTTTACAACACCTCAAATACAAAG AGCATCCTGAGGCTCTGTCATGCCTGCTGCTGCAGTTGCGCAGAGAAAA GCCGAGTGAGGAGATGGTGAAGATGGTGTTGAGTCGACCGTATCACCAGGAGGATCAGTTCACCACCAGCATCCTCCGGCACTGGACAGCCAAACACGATGACCTGCTGGGAGAGCATATTAAAGCCCTGCTCATTAAGAACAACAACATGCCTCGCAAACGACAGAG tttgagGAGTTCCAGCAGTAAACTGGCTCAGCTGACCCTGGAACAGATGCTGGAACATCTGGACAGTTTGAGACTCAGTCTCAGCAACACCAAGAACAACT TTTTTTCCCAGACGCCCATATTACAGGCCCTACAACATGTTCAGGCCAGCTGTGATGAGGCCCACAAAATGAG GTTCAGTGATCTTTTCTCATTGGCTGAGGAGTATGAGGATTCTTCCAAACCACCCAAATCCCGCCGCAAAGCCCCAGCGTCCTCACCACGATCCCGTAAAGGTGCAGCTCCTCAACCCTGCAATGAAGAGGAGAGCGTGTCCAGCAGTGCTTCG GAGGAAGAAGACTCCAAACCCAAAGCTTCGAAGAGGAAGAGGAAAGGCTCAGCAGTCGGATCTGACAGCGACTGA